CTCTTGGTCAACGAGGGCAACCTGGTCAGAACCAACGATGCGACCGCCCTGGTCACGATCAATCAAGTCAGCCCGATCTACGTGACCTTTGCCGTGCCGGAGCAAAATTTGCCGGAAATAAGGAAACGGCTGAGCGTCAGCAAGCTCAAGATTCAAGCGCTCTCGCAGGGCGAGAATATCCCGGAAGAGGGCGAGTTGAGCTTTATCGACAACGTAGTGGACCGGACGACGGGGACCATCAAGCTCAAGGGTACCTTCGCGAATGGGAACCGGCGGTTATGGCCGGGCCAGTTCGTGAAAGCGGCGCTCAAGCTGGCCGATCAGCCCGACGCCATCGTTGTCCCGTCGCAGGCGGTCCAGACGGGACAAAATGGACAGCATGTTTTCGTTGTGAAGAATGACTCCGGAGTTGAGCTGCGACCGGTTGTCGTCGGTCGATCGCTCAACGGAGACTCGGTCGTCGAAAAGGGCCTTCAGCCCGGCGAAAAAGTCGTGACCGACGGCCAATTTCTCCTTGGGCCGGAAAGCAAAGTGCAAGTTAAGAACGGCCAAGAGGCAAGCAGAGAGCAGGTTAAAAGCGACCCAGGGCAAAGCAAAGAGCGGATCACAGGCGGCAAAGAGAGGGGAAAGCGGAAAAGCGAGGTCCCTTCATGAATATCACGGGTCCGTTTATCTACCGGCCCGTTATGACGACCCTGGTCATGATGGGAATTTTGATCTTCGGCCTGATGGGGTATCGCGCGCTTCCAGTCGCCGACATGCCGACGGTCGATTACCCGACGGTCGTCGTCTCCGCCAACCTCGCCGGCGCGAGCCCCGAGACTATGGCCTCTTCGGTAGCCACGCCGCTGGAAAAGCAGTTCTCGACGATCGCCGGTCTCGATTCGATGAACTCCGTGAGCACGCTCGGGCGGACGCAGATCACGCTGAGATTCAGCTTGAGCCGGAACATCGACGCCGCCGCGCAGGACGTCCAGGCGCAGATCGCCCGGACGTTGAGAGACCTTCCTCCCAACATGACGAGCCCGCCGTCGTACAGGAAGGTCAATCCCGCGGACGCCTCGATTATGCAGATCGCGCTGACCTCCGACACGTTGGCGCTGTCCACGATCGACGAGTACGCGCAAAACATTCTTGCGCAGAGAATCTCGATGGTGACCGGCGTCGCTCAGGTGGACGTCTTCGGCACGCAGAAGTACGCGGTTCGTATTCAGGTCGATCCCACCCAGCTTGCCTATCGGCAGATCGGCATCGACGAAGTTCTCACCGCGGTACAAAGAGGCAACGTCGATCTTCCTTTGGGAACTCTGGACGGGCCGCACCGGACTCTCACGCTGAAATCCAACGGCCAGCTCCTGACGGCGGAAGATTACCGCCCGATGGTGGTGACCTATAGAAACGGCTCTCCCGTCCAGCTCAAAGACGTCGGCAAGGTCCTCGACAGCGTCGAGAATAATAAGGTCGCCGCCTGGTTCAACAACAAATCCGCCGTGGTTCTGTCGGTGCAGCGGCAGCCGGGGTCGAACATCGTCGAGGTCGTGGACGGCGTCAAAGCGCTCCTTCCGGCGCTGCGCGAGAACATCCCGCCATCGATCAATATGGAGCTCTTCTTCGACCGCACGCAGGCGATTCGAGCATCGGTCTGGGACGTTCAATTCACTTTGCTTCTGACCGTCGCGCTCGTCGTCATGGTGATTTTTCTTTTCCTGCGCAATCTCTCGGCCACGATCATCCCCAGCCTGGCTTTGCCGATGTCTATCATCGGCACTTTCGCCGTCATGTATCTGCTCGGTTACAGCCTCAACAATCTCTCGCTGATGGCGCTGACTCTCTCCGTCGGGTTCGTCGTCGACGACGCGATCGTCGTGCTCGAGAATATCGTTCGTCACGTCGAAAAGGGCGAAGGGGTGTTCGAGGCCGCGCTCAAGGGCGCCAAGGAAATCGCTTTTACGATTCTGTCGATGACCCTGTCGCTCGTGGCGGCGTTCATCCCGGTGCTCTTCATGTCCGGAATGCTGGGCCGGCTCCTCAGAGAGTTTGCGGTCACCATCTGTGTTGCGATTCTGGTCTCCGGGTTCGTCTCGCTGAGCTTGACGCCGATGCTCTGCAGCCGCTTCATCAAGCCCGCCGGCGCGGAGCGCCACAGCCGGTTTTATGTGCTGATCGGGCGCTTTTTCGATTCGATGCTGAGCGCCTACGACCGCTCGCTCCAGTGGACCTTGCGCCACCGGCTGACTACCGTGTTGGTTTCGTTTTTCCTGCTGGTGGCCACGGTGCAGCTCTTTGTCGATCCATTGGGTCTCGCGAGATTTCTTCCCGGAATGGTTGTTCCCAAAGGCCTCGTGCCCAGCGAAGACACCGGTCAGATTCTGATCAACACCGAATCCGCCCAGGGGACCTCGTTCGAGGACATGGTGCGGATGCAAAGACAGCTCGCCGCGATCGTGGCGGAAGATCCGAACGTGGGGAGGTTCAGATCCAGCGTCGGCCAGGGCGGTCAGTCCCAGGGCGCAAACTCCGGGCAGATTTTTATTCGCTTGAAGCCCAAGGCGGAGCGGCCGCCGGTGGACGACCCCGTCGTCATTCCCTACACAAGCACCGTGTTGTTCAACATGCATCACCGGGCG
This DNA window, taken from Candidatus Binatia bacterium, encodes the following:
- a CDS encoding efflux RND transporter periplasmic adaptor subunit → MKRYAWLAVILIAVAAVVGYGQLTSGTGKKPESERRSGGRGSEGRQSVPVTVALVSQKNMPVQLEAVGSVEAFSTVSIRTQVTGTITQVHFKEGQDVKQGDLLFTIDTRPFEAALKQAEANLARDAAVLANAREQARRYAELVKKQYVSQEQYDQVKTNSDALEGSVDADKAAIENAKVQLSYCRIYSPVTGRTGGLLVNEGNLVRTNDATALVTINQVSPIYVTFAVPEQNLPEIRKRLSVSKLKIQALSQGENIPEEGELSFIDNVVDRTTGTIKLKGTFANGNRRLWPGQFVKAALKLADQPDAIVVPSQAVQTGQNGQHVFVVKNDSGVELRPVVVGRSLNGDSVVEKGLQPGEKVVTDGQFLLGPESKVQVKNGQEASREQVKSDPGQSKERITGGKERGKRKSEVPS
- a CDS encoding efflux RND transporter permease subunit gives rise to the protein MNITGPFIYRPVMTTLVMMGILIFGLMGYRALPVADMPTVDYPTVVVSANLAGASPETMASSVATPLEKQFSTIAGLDSMNSVSTLGRTQITLRFSLSRNIDAAAQDVQAQIARTLRDLPPNMTSPPSYRKVNPADASIMQIALTSDTLALSTIDEYAQNILAQRISMVTGVAQVDVFGTQKYAVRIQVDPTQLAYRQIGIDEVLTAVQRGNVDLPLGTLDGPHRTLTLKSNGQLLTAEDYRPMVVTYRNGSPVQLKDVGKVLDSVENNKVAAWFNNKSAVVLSVQRQPGSNIVEVVDGVKALLPALRENIPPSINMELFFDRTQAIRASVWDVQFTLLLTVALVVMVIFLFLRNLSATIIPSLALPMSIIGTFAVMYLLGYSLNNLSLMALTLSVGFVVDDAIVVLENIVRHVEKGEGVFEAALKGAKEIAFTILSMTLSLVAAFIPVLFMSGMLGRLLREFAVTICVAILVSGFVSLSLTPMLCSRFIKPAGAERHSRFYVLIGRFFDSMLSAYDRSLQWTLRHRLTTVLVSFFLLVATVQLFVDPLGLARFLPGMVVPKGLVPSEDTGQILINTESAQGTSFEDMVRMQRQLAAIVAEDPNVGRFRSSVGQGGQSQGANSGQIFIRLKPKAERPPVDDPVVIPYTSTVLFNMHHRASADEIIQKLRPKLSAIPGVRVSLQNPPVIRLEARLSRSQYQYTLQSVDAQELYRYAPLLEEKIRSRSDLFQDVNTDLQLKNPQLEIVVDREKAATLGTTAQGLSPRQIQEAFYNAYGSRQISTITTPNNQYQVILELDPKYENDPSVLSLLYIRTNTGNNTAQSALTAGNALVPLNSIATLKQTVGPLSVNHSGQLPSVTISFNLKPDVALGSAVDAINEMARDKPAAISTGFQGTAQEFQSSLQSMWLLLVMAILVVYLVLGILYESFVHPLTILSGLPSAGLGAILILMLFNMELNIFGFVGIIMLIGIVKKNAIMMIDFALEGQRNEGKTPYQAIYEGCLVRFRPIMMTTMAAIMGALPIALGHGAGAESRRPLGLAVVGGLLVSQLLTLYITPVIYLYFEDALEKARGWRHSRREVLQGKPVPAGTGTSWAPSVPDAPGAGASFWFSFRKLGARRK